The proteins below are encoded in one region of Oncorhynchus nerka isolate Pitt River linkage group LG15, Oner_Uvic_2.0, whole genome shotgun sequence:
- the LOC135559977 gene encoding zinc finger protein 135-like, whose product MRKKPHCCSDCGKSYTSKVNLRGHQRIHTGEKPHCCAQCGASLSSASALEGHMRIHTGEKPYQCSECGQSFTEASALSEHKRIHTGEKPHHCELCGGSYSSSKLLRLHQRIHTGEKPYQCTDCGKNFRFISSLRCHQLRHTGEKPHQCTECGKRFAVKTGLLRHKKVHTGEKGYQCPQCGKKLGSSNSLEQHKRTHTGQKPFHCFHCKLSFATNSALCTHQRIHTGEKPHSCNVCQRSFGRSDHLKNHMQIHTGEKPYHCSKCELSFTNNRSLKEHEVRHTEDKPHCCSQCGASLSSARALEGHMRIHTGEKPYECSECGQKFAHRANLRTHRRIHTGEKPYHCSDCKKSFSRLDSLNNHKFTHSEKKMYHCSQCESSCTTLGALKKHKLIHTGEKPYHCSHCDKSFLWQQSLKGHERLHKGEKP is encoded by the coding sequence ATGAGGAAGAAAcctcactgctgctctgactgtgggaagagttacaCCTCTAAAGTAAACCTTAGAGGACACCAGAGAATTCATACTGGAGAGAAACCTCACTGCTGCGCCCAGTGTGGAGCTAGCCTCTCCTCTGCCAGTGCACTGGAAGGACACATGCGGATTCACACTGGAGAAAAACCATACCAGTGCTCAGAATGTGGGCAGAGTTTCACAGAAGCCTCAGCACTGTCTGAACACAAacgaatacacacaggagagaagcctcatCACTGTGAGCTGTGCGGGGGAAGCTATTCCTCTTCTAAATTACTCAGACTACACCAGAGgattcacacaggggagaaaccttaCCAATGCACTGACTGTGGGAAAAACTTCAGATTTATATCTTCTTTAAGATGTCACCAGCTAAGACATACTGGAGAGAAGCCCCACCAATGTACTGAGTGTGGGAAGAGGTTTGCTGTTAAGACTGGACTCTTGCGACATAAGAAAGTGCACACTGGAGAGAAAGGCTACCAATGTCCACAGTGTGGCAAGAAGCTAGGATCATCTAATTCTCTAGAGCAGCATAAgcgaacacacactggacagaaaCCCTTCCACTGTTTCCACTGTAAGTTGAGCTTTGCCACTAATTCAGCCCTGTgcacacaccagagaattcataCAGGTGAGAAACCACACAGCTGCAATGTTTGCCAGAGGAGTTTTGGACGGTCGGATCACCTGAAAAATCATATGCAAATTCACACGGGAGAAAAGCCATACCACTGCTCTAAGTGCGAGCTGAGTTTCACTAACAACAGATCTCTGAAAGAACATGAGGTCAGACATACAGAAGATAAACCTCACTGCTGCTCCCAGTGCGGTGCTAGTCTCTCCTCTGCCAGGGCACTGGAAGGACACATGCGgattcacactggagagaaaccgtaTGAGTGCTCTGAATGTGGGCAGAAGTTTGCACACAGAGCCAATCTTAGGACACACCgaagaatacacacaggagagaaaccctatcactgctctgactgcaAGAAGAGCTTTTCCAGACTTGACTCTTTAAATAATCACAAGTTCACACATTCAGAGAAGAAGATGTACCATTGCTCTCAGTGTGAGTCGAGCTGCACAACGCTAGGTGCATtgaagaaacacaagcttattcacactggagagaagccttaccactgctcccactgTGACAAGAGCTTCCTTTGGCAACAGTCTCTCAAAGGACACGAGCGTCTTCACAAGGGAGAGAAACCATAA